CGAAGTTCTTGGCTTCCTTCAGATCGGCGCTATGATGGTAGCGATGCGTTTCCGCCCCGATGAAAACGTAATTGAGGAATCCCGCGCGGACGTCCGCATTGAAATGGGAGACCAGGCTTTGCAGGTCGATCAATAAAGTGGCCGCCAGCACCGCCGCCGGCGGGAGGCCCAATAGGATCAAGGGGATTTGGATGATGACGGTGGAGATCAGGGCGTTGATGGGATTGAAGACGGCATGCATCATCACGTAGACCTTGTCCGGCAGATGATGGGCGACGTGGGCCCTCCACAAGAACCCGCCGATGGGACCCTTCCCGGCATGGCTCAATCTATGGAACCAATACTGGAAGAATTCGAAAACCAATAGGAACGCCACGACGCTCGCGATCACGGGGGCATGGGTGAAAAGCCCAACATGGGTTTCGCTGTACCGGATCGCCATCATCCCGAACAGCGCCTTAGTCGCGCCGATGGTGGGGGCGTTCAATAGGATATACCGGAAGTCGCGGAAAAAGCTTTTCCCGGTCATGGACCATGCCTCCGAGAGAGGGAAGAGCCTTTCGCAGGTGATCAGGACCGCCAGAAAGAAAAGGGTCATCATCCAATAGGTCCTTTTGGAATCCCATTGGAACCGGACGGACAGATAGACGGAAAGGACCACCATCGCCAGCAAGAAAGGATAAAGCCCATAAGTCACCGCATGCCTGATCTGGTTTTTCATGACGCTCCCTGCACGGTTGCCCGGCGCTTATTTTTTCCCGAAGACCATCGGGATGGTTTGCGAGTTTTCCGATTCGGAGAACCGGAACTTCAGTTTCTCGAATGTCGGCATGCCCGAGAAAAGGCCGAGCTTCCAGCCTCGCGTGTAGCCCAAGGGCTCGCTGGGTATGCCAAAGGAATGATCGATCTCTCCGTTCGAATTCTCATCGTGCAGGAGGATGGCCGCATAATCGCCGTAGGGAAGATCGGTGAATTCCAGGGTGGATTCCCGGTCGCGAATGGCCCCGAAGGCCTTGCGGAATGGGGCTTTCGGCAGCTTGTCTTCCTTCCGGTACAGGAAGACTACTGCCTGTCCAGCGTCTATGTCGAAGTCACGGGCCCGGATAGTCAAGGTTCCCTGCCCCGGCGCCTCATCGGCCAAGACGGCCCAGGGGAGCGCGAGCAAGAGACCGCGAAAGCTTGCTTTCATTTTGCACTCTATGTCTTATATTGAACATCATGTTCATTTTATATGAAGGTAATCCGCTCCGGCCATCTAAGGAAGCGTACGGAAGCCGGCGTTTCCGGATGAATCGGCCCGAAAGTTCATGAGGGATATGAAACCCGTCGATCGCCGTATCCAGAAGACGAAGCAGGTCCTATCGGAATCCCTGATCGCCTTGATTCTTGAAAAGGGCTACGAGCATGTCACGATCCAGGACGTCATCGATAAGGCCAACGTGGGGCGTTCGACATTCTATTCCCACTATGAGAACAAGGACCAATTGCTCATGGAAGGCCATCGGAACCTGGGCGTAGTCCTCATCGAGGAAATGGATGCGGACGGGAAGGCAGCGGACCCGGCCATCGGCTTTCTGCCGCTTTTCAGC
The sequence above is a segment of the Fibrobacterota bacterium genome. Coding sequences within it:
- a CDS encoding sterol desaturase family protein, giving the protein MKNQIRHAVTYGLYPFLLAMVVLSVYLSVRFQWDSKRTYWMMTLFFLAVLITCERLFPLSEAWSMTGKSFFRDFRYILLNAPTIGATKALFGMMAIRYSETHVGLFTHAPVIASVVAFLLVFEFFQYWFHRLSHAGKGPIGGFLWRAHVAHHLPDKVYVMMHAVFNPINALISTVIIQIPLILLGLPPAAVLAATLLIDLQSLVSHFNADVRAGFLNYVFIGAETHRYHHSADLKEAKNFGNTLATWDLVFGTHYYRPGRNPIRLGVADAGEYPASERILAVLGLPFTGKGATKGWVYAKGS
- a CDS encoding DUF2141 domain-containing protein codes for the protein MKASFRGLLLALPWAVLADEAPGQGTLTIRARDFDIDAGQAVVFLYRKEDKLPKAPFRKAFGAIRDRESTLEFTDLPYGDYAAILLHDENSNGEIDHSFGIPSEPLGYTRGWKLGLFSGMPTFEKLKFRFSESENSQTIPMVFGKK